Proteins encoded by one window of Lasioglossum baleicum chromosome 4, iyLasBale1, whole genome shotgun sequence:
- the LOC143207997 gene encoding uncharacterized protein LOC143207997 isoform X2, whose protein sequence is MGMMGMFKWLRKDITHRERTGWNLAQKQCSLNNESYRNALQAFIERRRCSDDVETDVPCSPDKTRADLVAKNNNRKSDNERKSQQSKSVFRGIPCVPASDIFEVNWIAGTEDRYLELISAEWQNTRVSLKRHIHPECKDAVKKDLDVLVEIPHPNVILLMGITQTDDHGLVSIFESVDCTLYHYIHEQGGRTSIQSTAKCVGRLSDALRHSHVLGYVHSAISSHCVYLASSGIVKLGGWELAMHVDNPKPNREYEERLRNEVFRWQAPELFHDCEPCKASDVYGLAMLIWEMCTTEIPWKGYSKVDVERQYAQQKRGVTMHLYDFPPLLHNLLEAALQVDVNKRTLDMNRMRRFLQRLELQYEDEEPFYVEKHTNNNNEPGKTYILPIMRSPAMTKIEGSKLTKSVSTKQLFVPNTSESPTKQYLNVKKLASKPIGNVRTTTHIEPVNIFDDDIRRSNTDSEQKTMNVLHSIQNKYKKANCSDCTLDMANTVQNEDSNSLDSFRQSHKNLYKKTKAPQGPQESTDSWVTSVCTPASLETTDDESFKDAMTNLKQLKKDLADKREHFFYGSDSSQSSSHPIDLKAKKNTLIQNRSRNYEPHKPASHKTSIQPKYNKSPGQYDSSCMKSTSHQYRKIPYSHVPMPVKEAIAQRQVLNSDPQSFFETSLWRKEKLICLAKMRKSYGDETMPLCAQNTDVNTTISTATSTRNNTVDSNISNSLKRDATYVINRQPQATETEASHEGNTAVSEDTDILADNTVQVLKDALDRATKIVRSATPNSDVSCQSPPFRSYENFDVSLDNSEAFKSMFEELYDLHLTNDDEEIKTIEKATPDDMFLFRKEDSNLTTTETTDNNGSSKRSEIDFTINTTNHDNQTQSFNATFTRNYVCESILEVSSEINTSCSDTKVDKTWESYTMNTTVDLKKSSEITCSPSKTERTSAENEQCLQKNEEKSKEPNVRLLFLNDSTKSKGCNSCHHKNLPRRRSLPAALGQLRLANNSANSSALGKLPIRRGDVPDNTVEDLYIDDEFGDSLNINMLLMPTDDDLFSDLSDLDITKE, encoded by the exons CGAATCATACCGAAACGCTTTACAAGCTTTCATAGAGCGTAGACGATGCTCCGACGACGTGGAAACGGATGTACCATGCAGTCCTGACAAAACGAGAGCCGATCTTGTCGCCAAAAATAATAACAGGAAATCCGATAATGAACGGAAATCGCAGCAATCCAAGTCTGTCTTCCGTGGCATACCCTGTGTACCAGCCTCGGATATTTTTGAGGTCAATTGGATAGCGGGTACAGAAGACCGATACCTCGAACTGATTTCTGCAGAGTGGCAAAACACAAGAGTCTCTCTAAAAAGGCACATTCATCCTGAATGTAAAGACGCAGTGAAAAAGGATTTAGATGTACTCGT AGAAATCCCACATCCGAACGTGATATTGTTGATGGGTATCACGCAGACGGATGACCACGGGCTCGTTTCCATATTCGAGTCAGTCGATTGCACCCTGTACCATTACATACACGAACAGGGTGGACGAACATCGATACAGAGCACAGCGAAATGCGTAGGAAGACTGTCCGATGCTTTAAGACATTCCCATGTTCTCGGTTATGTGCACAGTGCCATCAGCTCGCACTGCGTCTATCTGGCTTCCAGTGGCATCGTCAAACTCGGCGGATGGGAGCTAGCAATGCACGTCGATAAC CCGAAACCGAACAGGGAATACGAGGAGCGGTTGAGAAACGAAGTTTTCCGTTGGCAAGCGCCAGAACTTTTCCACGATTGCGAACCATGCAAAGCGAGCGATGTTTACGGGCTCGCCATGTTAATTTGGGAAATGTGTACAA CGGAAATACCATGGAAAGGATATAGCAAAGTAGACGTGGAACGGCAATATGCACAGCAGAAACGTGGAGTTACCATGCATTTGTACGATTTTCCGCCGTTACTGCACAATTTGCTAGAAGCCGCACTACAGGTCGATGTCAACAAGAGAACGCTTGATATGAATCGAATGCGTCGATTCTTACAAAGACTAGAG TTGCAATACGAAGACGAGGAACCATTCTACGttgaaaaacacacaaacaaTAACAACGAGCCCGGGAAAACGTACATCCTGCCGATAATGCGGTCCCCCGCAATGACAAAGATCGAGGGTTCAAAACTAACGAAAAGCGTTTCGACGAAACAGTTATTCGTTCCGAACACTTCAGAATCTCCGACGAAACAGTACTTAAACGTGAAAAAGTTAGCATCTAAGCCAATCGGGAACGTAAGAACAACTACACACATCGAGCCAGTAAATATATTCGACGATGACATTCGACGTAGTAACACAGATAGCGAACAAAAAACTATGAATGTGCTTCATAGTATACAGAACAAGTATAAGAAAGCTAACTGCTCGGATTGCACCTTGGACATGGCAAATACTGTTCAAAACGAGGATTCGAACTCGCTTGATTCCTTTCGGCAATCACATAAAAACCTATACAAGAAAACCAAAGCGCCGCAAGGCCCGCAAGAGAGTACAGATTCCTGGGTCACCTCGGTGTGTACGCCTGCATCGTTGGAAACTACCGACGACGAATCTTTCAAAGATGCTATGACGAACTTGAAACAGTTGAAGAAAGACCTGGCGGACAAGAGGGAACATTTCTTTTACGGAAGTGATTCGTCTCAATCTTCTTCACATCCAA TAGATCTGAAAGCTAAGAAAAACACACTCATACAAAACAGAAGCAGAAACTACGAACCACATAAACCAGCTAGTCACAAAACGAGCATCCAACCGAAGTACAACAAATCGCCCGGTCAATATGATTCGTCTTGTATGAAATCGACGAGCCATCAATATCGCAAg ATACCTTACTCTCATGTTCCAATGCCCGTTAAAGAAGCAATAGCGCAGCGTCAAGTGTTAAACTCCGATCCACAAAGCTTCTTCGAAACTTCTTTGTGGAGGAAGGAGAAGCTGATTTGCTTGGCCAAAATGAGAAAATCTTATGGGGATGAAACAATG CCACTCTGTGCACAGAATACAGACGTCAATACTACAATTTCTACTGCCACTTCTACTAGAAACAACACGGTggattcaaacatttcaaactcACTGAAACGTGACGCCACATACGTTATAAATCGGCAACCGCAAG CTACAGAAACAGAAGCGAGCCACGAAGGAAATACAGCAGTGTCTGAAGACACGGACATTTTGGCGGATAATACTGTACAAGTTCTAAAAGACGCTTTGGATCGTgctacaaaaattgtacgcagtgCCACGCCGAATTCGGATGTATCCTGTCAGTCCCCTCCTTTCAGAAGCTATGAAAATTTCGACGTTTCCTTGGACAACAGTGAAGCTTTCAAATCCATGTTCGAAGAGCTATACGATTTACATTTAACTAACGATGACGAAGAAATTAAAACTATTGAAAAAGCAACGCCGGATGATATGTTTTTATTTAGGAAAGAGGACAGTAATCTAACGACAACTGAGACAACGGACAATAATGGAAGTTCAAAAAGATCTGAAATTGATTTTACTATCAACACCACTAACCACGATAATCAGACGCAATCGTTCAACGCAACGTTCACCAGAAATTACGTTTGCGAGTCCATTCTCGAAGTATCGAGCGAAATAAATACTTCTTGTAGCGATACAAAAGTGGACAAAACGTGGGAGTCGTATACCATGAATACGACTGTCGATTTGAAGAAATCCTCGGAGATTACATGTAGTCCTTCAAAAACAGAACGCACTAGCGCCGAGAATGAACAATGTCTtcagaaaaatgaagaaaaatcaaAAGAACCGAACGTTCGCTTGCTATTCCTAAACGATTCAACAAAGTCCAAAGGTTGCAATTCATGTCACCATAAAAATTTACCAAGGCGGCGTTCTTTACCTGCGGCGTTAGGCCAATTAAGATTAGCTAATAACTCCGCTAATAGCTCCGCACTAGGCAAGCTACCAATACGCAGAGGG GATGTTCCAGACAATACCGTTGAAGATTTATACATAGATGACGAATTCGGCGACAGTTTAAACATTAACATGTTGCTGATGCCTACTGATGATGATTTATTTTCCGACTTATCAGACTTGGATAtaacaaaggaataa
- the LOC143207997 gene encoding uncharacterized protein LOC143207997 isoform X1: MGMMGMFKWLRKDITHRERTGWNLAQKQCSLNNESYRNALQAFIERRRCSDDVETDVPCSPDKTRADLVAKNNNRKSDNERKSQQSKSVFRGIPCVPASDIFEVNWIAGTEDRYLELISAEWQNTRVSLKRHIHPECKDAVKKDLDVLVEIPHPNVILLMGITQTDDHGLVSIFESVDCTLYHYIHEQGGRTSIQSTAKCVGRLSDALRHSHVLGYVHSAISSHCVYLASSGIVKLGGWELAMHVDNPKPNREYEERLRNEVFRWQAPELFHDCEPCKASDVYGLAMLIWEMCTTEIPWKGYSKVDVERQYAQQKRGVTMHLYDFPPLLHNLLEAALQVDVNKRTLDMNRMRRFLQRLELQYEDEEPFYVEKHTNNNNEPGKTYILPIMRSPAMTKIEGSKLTKSVSTKQLFVPNTSESPTKQYLNVKKLASKPIGNVRTTTHIEPVNIFDDDIRRSNTDSEQKTMNVLHSIQNKYKKANCSDCTLDMANTVQNEDSNSLDSFRQSHKNLYKKTKAPQGPQESTDSWVTSVCTPASLETTDDESFKDAMTNLKQLKKDLADKREHFFYGSDSSQSSSHPNLKAKKNTLIQNRSRNYEPHKPASHKTSIQPKYNKSPGQYDSSCMKSTSHQYRKIPYSHVPMPVKEAIAQRQVLNSDPQSFFETSLWRKEKLICLAKMRKSYGDETMPLCAQNTDVNTTISTATSTRNNTVDSNISNSLKRDATYVINRQPQATETEASHEGNTAVSEDTDILADNTVQVLKDALDRATKIVRSATPNSDVSCQSPPFRSYENFDVSLDNSEAFKSMFEELYDLHLTNDDEEIKTIEKATPDDMFLFRKEDSNLTTTETTDNNGSSKRSEIDFTINTTNHDNQTQSFNATFTRNYVCESILEVSSEINTSCSDTKVDKTWESYTMNTTVDLKKSSEITCSPSKTERTSAENEQCLQKNEEKSKEPNVRLLFLNDSTKSKGCNSCHHKNLPRRRSLPAALGQLRLANNSANSSALGKLPIRRGDVPDNTVEDLYIDDEFGDSLNINMLLMPTDDDLFSDLSDLDITKE, from the exons CGAATCATACCGAAACGCTTTACAAGCTTTCATAGAGCGTAGACGATGCTCCGACGACGTGGAAACGGATGTACCATGCAGTCCTGACAAAACGAGAGCCGATCTTGTCGCCAAAAATAATAACAGGAAATCCGATAATGAACGGAAATCGCAGCAATCCAAGTCTGTCTTCCGTGGCATACCCTGTGTACCAGCCTCGGATATTTTTGAGGTCAATTGGATAGCGGGTACAGAAGACCGATACCTCGAACTGATTTCTGCAGAGTGGCAAAACACAAGAGTCTCTCTAAAAAGGCACATTCATCCTGAATGTAAAGACGCAGTGAAAAAGGATTTAGATGTACTCGT AGAAATCCCACATCCGAACGTGATATTGTTGATGGGTATCACGCAGACGGATGACCACGGGCTCGTTTCCATATTCGAGTCAGTCGATTGCACCCTGTACCATTACATACACGAACAGGGTGGACGAACATCGATACAGAGCACAGCGAAATGCGTAGGAAGACTGTCCGATGCTTTAAGACATTCCCATGTTCTCGGTTATGTGCACAGTGCCATCAGCTCGCACTGCGTCTATCTGGCTTCCAGTGGCATCGTCAAACTCGGCGGATGGGAGCTAGCAATGCACGTCGATAAC CCGAAACCGAACAGGGAATACGAGGAGCGGTTGAGAAACGAAGTTTTCCGTTGGCAAGCGCCAGAACTTTTCCACGATTGCGAACCATGCAAAGCGAGCGATGTTTACGGGCTCGCCATGTTAATTTGGGAAATGTGTACAA CGGAAATACCATGGAAAGGATATAGCAAAGTAGACGTGGAACGGCAATATGCACAGCAGAAACGTGGAGTTACCATGCATTTGTACGATTTTCCGCCGTTACTGCACAATTTGCTAGAAGCCGCACTACAGGTCGATGTCAACAAGAGAACGCTTGATATGAATCGAATGCGTCGATTCTTACAAAGACTAGAG TTGCAATACGAAGACGAGGAACCATTCTACGttgaaaaacacacaaacaaTAACAACGAGCCCGGGAAAACGTACATCCTGCCGATAATGCGGTCCCCCGCAATGACAAAGATCGAGGGTTCAAAACTAACGAAAAGCGTTTCGACGAAACAGTTATTCGTTCCGAACACTTCAGAATCTCCGACGAAACAGTACTTAAACGTGAAAAAGTTAGCATCTAAGCCAATCGGGAACGTAAGAACAACTACACACATCGAGCCAGTAAATATATTCGACGATGACATTCGACGTAGTAACACAGATAGCGAACAAAAAACTATGAATGTGCTTCATAGTATACAGAACAAGTATAAGAAAGCTAACTGCTCGGATTGCACCTTGGACATGGCAAATACTGTTCAAAACGAGGATTCGAACTCGCTTGATTCCTTTCGGCAATCACATAAAAACCTATACAAGAAAACCAAAGCGCCGCAAGGCCCGCAAGAGAGTACAGATTCCTGGGTCACCTCGGTGTGTACGCCTGCATCGTTGGAAACTACCGACGACGAATCTTTCAAAGATGCTATGACGAACTTGAAACAGTTGAAGAAAGACCTGGCGGACAAGAGGGAACATTTCTTTTACGGAAGTGATTCGTCTCAATCTTCTTCACATCCAA ATCTGAAAGCTAAGAAAAACACACTCATACAAAACAGAAGCAGAAACTACGAACCACATAAACCAGCTAGTCACAAAACGAGCATCCAACCGAAGTACAACAAATCGCCCGGTCAATATGATTCGTCTTGTATGAAATCGACGAGCCATCAATATCGCAAg ATACCTTACTCTCATGTTCCAATGCCCGTTAAAGAAGCAATAGCGCAGCGTCAAGTGTTAAACTCCGATCCACAAAGCTTCTTCGAAACTTCTTTGTGGAGGAAGGAGAAGCTGATTTGCTTGGCCAAAATGAGAAAATCTTATGGGGATGAAACAATG CCACTCTGTGCACAGAATACAGACGTCAATACTACAATTTCTACTGCCACTTCTACTAGAAACAACACGGTggattcaaacatttcaaactcACTGAAACGTGACGCCACATACGTTATAAATCGGCAACCGCAAG CTACAGAAACAGAAGCGAGCCACGAAGGAAATACAGCAGTGTCTGAAGACACGGACATTTTGGCGGATAATACTGTACAAGTTCTAAAAGACGCTTTGGATCGTgctacaaaaattgtacgcagtgCCACGCCGAATTCGGATGTATCCTGTCAGTCCCCTCCTTTCAGAAGCTATGAAAATTTCGACGTTTCCTTGGACAACAGTGAAGCTTTCAAATCCATGTTCGAAGAGCTATACGATTTACATTTAACTAACGATGACGAAGAAATTAAAACTATTGAAAAAGCAACGCCGGATGATATGTTTTTATTTAGGAAAGAGGACAGTAATCTAACGACAACTGAGACAACGGACAATAATGGAAGTTCAAAAAGATCTGAAATTGATTTTACTATCAACACCACTAACCACGATAATCAGACGCAATCGTTCAACGCAACGTTCACCAGAAATTACGTTTGCGAGTCCATTCTCGAAGTATCGAGCGAAATAAATACTTCTTGTAGCGATACAAAAGTGGACAAAACGTGGGAGTCGTATACCATGAATACGACTGTCGATTTGAAGAAATCCTCGGAGATTACATGTAGTCCTTCAAAAACAGAACGCACTAGCGCCGAGAATGAACAATGTCTtcagaaaaatgaagaaaaatcaaAAGAACCGAACGTTCGCTTGCTATTCCTAAACGATTCAACAAAGTCCAAAGGTTGCAATTCATGTCACCATAAAAATTTACCAAGGCGGCGTTCTTTACCTGCGGCGTTAGGCCAATTAAGATTAGCTAATAACTCCGCTAATAGCTCCGCACTAGGCAAGCTACCAATACGCAGAGGG GATGTTCCAGACAATACCGTTGAAGATTTATACATAGATGACGAATTCGGCGACAGTTTAAACATTAACATGTTGCTGATGCCTACTGATGATGATTTATTTTCCGACTTATCAGACTTGGATAtaacaaaggaataa
- the Dlc90f gene encoding dynein light chain 90F, with product MMEDMQEETQFVVDDVSKIIKEVIEVSIGGNAYQHNKVNQWTSNVVEACLGNLTKLQKPFKYIVTCVIMQKNGAGLHTASSCFWDNVTDGSCTVRWENKTMYCIVSVFGLAI from the exons atgaTGGAAGATATGCAAGAAGAG ACCCAGTTTGTGGTGGACGATGTAAGTAAAATTATCAAGGAAGTAATAGAAGTATCTATTGGTGGAAACGCTTATCAACATAACAAAGTAAATCAATGGACATCTAATGTTGTTGAAGCATGCTTGGGAAATCTTACGAAATTACAAAAGCCATTTAAATATATAG TTACTTGTGTTATTATGCAAAAAAATGGTGCTGGTTTACACACTGCAAGCTCCTGTTTTTGGGACAATGTTACTGATGGCAGCTGTACAGTTCGTTGGGAAAATAAGACAATGTATTGCATTGTTTCTGTGTTTGGTCTAGCCatttaa
- the LOC143208004 gene encoding CDK5RAP1-like protein isoform X2, which translates to MSEARMSSNVYLVYFEVYGCQMNVNDTEIIWSVLKSHGYQKVDAINKANIVLLVTCSIRDSAEQKVWNKLDALNGIRRKAKNKMKIGLLGCMAERLKDKILDKGKLVDIIAGPDSYKDLPRLLCVPEDETAINVVLSFDETYADITPIRLNKESTSAYVSIMRGCDNMCTYCIVPFTRGKERSRPMDSIIKEVQSLSDEGVKEVVLLGQNVNSYRDMSEREFHMLNNEGTHLAKGFKTVYKSKKGGRRFSDLLDEVSRINPEMRIRFTSPHPKDFPDEVLQLIAERSNICNEIHLPVQSGNSMVLERMRRGYTREAYLDLVYHIRSILPNIYFSSDFITGFCGETEEEFQDTLSLMRLVKYNKAYLFAYSMREKTTAHRRYKDDVDPAIKKDRLERMISTHRLIAEELNKSQIGQLQLMLIEGVSKRSDEFLQGRNDGGTRVLIPRMDIPIEKDADTKRLIKSGDYIVVEVQSANSNTLKGTPLYHSSITEFSSSHGL; encoded by the exons ATGAGTGAAGCCAGAATGAGCTCCAATGTGTATTTAG TGTATTTTGAAGTTTACGGTTGTCAAATGAATGTTAACGACACAGAAATCATTTGGTCCGTTCTAAAGTCACACGGTTACCAAAAAGTAGATGCTATCAATAAAGCCAATATAGTTCTACTTGTTACATGTTCCATCAGAGATAGCGCAGAACAGAAAGTATGGAATAAACTAGATGCTTTGAATGGTATCAGAAGAAAAGcgaagaataaaatgaaaattggttTACTAG GTTGCATGGCAGAACGTTTAAAGGACAAAATATTAGACAAAGGTAAACTCGTTGATATAATAGCTGGTCCAGACAGCTATAAGGACTTACCAAGACTTTTGTGTGTGCCTGAGGATGAAACTGCTATCAATGTAGTTTTATCATTTGATGAAACATACGCAGATATTACACCAATAAGATTGAACAAAGAATCCACTAGCGCATATGT ATCGATAATGCGAGGCTGCGATAATATGTGCACATATTGCATTGTTCCGTTCACACGAGGTAAAGAAAGGTCCAGACCAATGGACAGTATAATTAAAGAGGTCCAGTCtctatccgatgagggtgtaaaGGAAGTGGTACTACTTGGACAGAATGTAAATAGTTACAGAGATATGTCGGAGAGAGAATTTCATATGCTTAATAATGAGGGAACACATTTAGCTAAGGGTTTCAAAACTGTatataaaagtaaaaaaggAGGTCGGAGATTCAGCGATTTATTAGATGAGGTGTCTCGTATTAATCCGGAAATGAGGATAAG ATTTACATCACCGCATCCTAAGGATTTTCCTGATGAGGTTTTACAGTTGATAGCAGAGAGGTCAAACATTTGTAATGAAATTCATTTGCCCGTGCAAAGTGGCAATTCTATGGTTTTGGAAAGGATGCGAAGAGGATACACAAGAGAAGCATATTTAGATTTGGTCTACCACATACGCAGCATTCTCCCTAATATATATTTCTCCAGTGATTTTATTACCGGATTTTGTGGTGAAACTGAGGAAGAGTTTCAAGATACATTGTCACTGATGCGATTAGTGAAATATAACAAAGCATACTTATTTGCATATAGCATGCGCGAG AAAACTACAGCTCATCGTCGCTATAAAGATGATGTAGATCCAGCTATAAAAAAGGACCGTCTGGAAAGGATGATTTCAACACATAGACTTATAGCAGAGGAATTAAATAAGTCACAAATTGGCCAGTTACAACTTATGCTTATAGAAGGG GTTAGTAAGAGATCAGATGAGTTTCTTCAAGGAAGAAATGATGGCGGCACACGAGTATTGATTCCGAGGATGGATATACCTATTGAAAAAGACGCTGATACTAAAAGGCTGATAAAGAGCGGTGATTACATTGTTGTAGAAGTTCAAAGCGCTAATTCTAATACCCTGAAAGGAACACCTTTGTATCACTCATCGATCACGGAATTTTCATCGTCACACGGattgtaa
- the LOC143208004 gene encoding CDK5RAP1-like protein isoform X1 — translation MNSKGFVLYSLKRIKPFMMYNNLTKRWFNETCSIRLKNVCSHNTQRRTLHVTANQSHSPKEIGQKTVTNLEQFRDLSKTGPSLKDFIAHDAIPVDPIIAPNIPYIKDINGSNQKVYFEVYGCQMNVNDTEIIWSVLKSHGYQKVDAINKANIVLLVTCSIRDSAEQKVWNKLDALNGIRRKAKNKMKIGLLGCMAERLKDKILDKGKLVDIIAGPDSYKDLPRLLCVPEDETAINVVLSFDETYADITPIRLNKESTSAYVSIMRGCDNMCTYCIVPFTRGKERSRPMDSIIKEVQSLSDEGVKEVVLLGQNVNSYRDMSEREFHMLNNEGTHLAKGFKTVYKSKKGGRRFSDLLDEVSRINPEMRIRFTSPHPKDFPDEVLQLIAERSNICNEIHLPVQSGNSMVLERMRRGYTREAYLDLVYHIRSILPNIYFSSDFITGFCGETEEEFQDTLSLMRLVKYNKAYLFAYSMREKTTAHRRYKDDVDPAIKKDRLERMISTHRLIAEELNKSQIGQLQLMLIEGVSKRSDEFLQGRNDGGTRVLIPRMDIPIEKDADTKRLIKSGDYIVVEVQSANSNTLKGTPLYHSSITEFSSSHGL, via the exons atGAATAGTAAAGGTTTTGTGCTATATTCACTGAAACGAATTAAACCATTtatgatgtataataatttaacaaaaagATGGTTTAACGAAACATGTTCTATTCGATTAAAAAATGTATGTTCTCATAATACACAACGTCGGACATTGCATGTGACTGCAAATCAATCGCATTCTCCCAAAGAGATCGGTCAAAAAACTGTTACCAATCTGGAACAATTTAGAGACTTGTCGAAAACTGGGCCTTCGTTGAAAGATTTTATAGCGCATGATGCCATACCTGTAGATCCCATCATTGCACCGAATATCCCATATATAAAAGACATTAACGGCAGTAATCAGAAAG TGTATTTTGAAGTTTACGGTTGTCAAATGAATGTTAACGACACAGAAATCATTTGGTCCGTTCTAAAGTCACACGGTTACCAAAAAGTAGATGCTATCAATAAAGCCAATATAGTTCTACTTGTTACATGTTCCATCAGAGATAGCGCAGAACAGAAAGTATGGAATAAACTAGATGCTTTGAATGGTATCAGAAGAAAAGcgaagaataaaatgaaaattggttTACTAG GTTGCATGGCAGAACGTTTAAAGGACAAAATATTAGACAAAGGTAAACTCGTTGATATAATAGCTGGTCCAGACAGCTATAAGGACTTACCAAGACTTTTGTGTGTGCCTGAGGATGAAACTGCTATCAATGTAGTTTTATCATTTGATGAAACATACGCAGATATTACACCAATAAGATTGAACAAAGAATCCACTAGCGCATATGT ATCGATAATGCGAGGCTGCGATAATATGTGCACATATTGCATTGTTCCGTTCACACGAGGTAAAGAAAGGTCCAGACCAATGGACAGTATAATTAAAGAGGTCCAGTCtctatccgatgagggtgtaaaGGAAGTGGTACTACTTGGACAGAATGTAAATAGTTACAGAGATATGTCGGAGAGAGAATTTCATATGCTTAATAATGAGGGAACACATTTAGCTAAGGGTTTCAAAACTGTatataaaagtaaaaaaggAGGTCGGAGATTCAGCGATTTATTAGATGAGGTGTCTCGTATTAATCCGGAAATGAGGATAAG ATTTACATCACCGCATCCTAAGGATTTTCCTGATGAGGTTTTACAGTTGATAGCAGAGAGGTCAAACATTTGTAATGAAATTCATTTGCCCGTGCAAAGTGGCAATTCTATGGTTTTGGAAAGGATGCGAAGAGGATACACAAGAGAAGCATATTTAGATTTGGTCTACCACATACGCAGCATTCTCCCTAATATATATTTCTCCAGTGATTTTATTACCGGATTTTGTGGTGAAACTGAGGAAGAGTTTCAAGATACATTGTCACTGATGCGATTAGTGAAATATAACAAAGCATACTTATTTGCATATAGCATGCGCGAG AAAACTACAGCTCATCGTCGCTATAAAGATGATGTAGATCCAGCTATAAAAAAGGACCGTCTGGAAAGGATGATTTCAACACATAGACTTATAGCAGAGGAATTAAATAAGTCACAAATTGGCCAGTTACAACTTATGCTTATAGAAGGG GTTAGTAAGAGATCAGATGAGTTTCTTCAAGGAAGAAATGATGGCGGCACACGAGTATTGATTCCGAGGATGGATATACCTATTGAAAAAGACGCTGATACTAAAAGGCTGATAAAGAGCGGTGATTACATTGTTGTAGAAGTTCAAAGCGCTAATTCTAATACCCTGAAAGGAACACCTTTGTATCACTCATCGATCACGGAATTTTCATCGTCACACGGattgtaa